From the Candidatus Binataceae bacterium genome, the window CGCTGGGCCACTTCGAGGTCGGCGTCCACCATCATCTCGACCAGCTGACCGAAGTTCACCCGTGGGCGCCATCCCAGGATTCGTCGCGCCTTCGCCGCGTCGCCCTGAAGAAGATCGACTTCGGCCGGCCGCAGGTAGCGCGGATCGGTCTCGACGTACTTGCGCCAGTCGAGCTTGAGGCGGTCGAAGACGCGCTCGAGGAACTCCTGCACCGAGTGGGTTTCGCCGGTGGCGATCACGTAGTCGTCAGGACGCTCCTGCTGGAGCATCATCCACATCGCCTCGACGTAGTCGCCGGCAAAGCCCCAGTCGCGGCGCGCGTCGAGGTTGCCCAGCGCGAGCTTGTCCTGCAGGCCGAGCTTGATGCGGGTGGCGCTGCGGGTGATCTTGCGGGTGACGAAGTTCTCGCCGCGGCGCGGCGATTCGTGGTTGAACAGGATCCCGTTGGCAGCGAACAGGCCGTAGGCCTCGCGGTAATTGATCGTCTGCCAGTGGGCATAAACCTTGGCGCAGGCGTAAGGGCTGCGCGGATGGAACGGGGTGGTCTCGCGCTGCGGCACCTCGGCCACCCGCCCGAACATCTCGGAAGAGCCCGCCTGGTAATAGCGCACCGCGCGGCCGTGGCGCTTGTTGTGGTCGCGTATCGCCTCAAGCAGGCGCAGCGCACCCAGGCCGACGACGTCGGCGGTGTACTCGGGCTGGTCGAAGGAAATCCGCACGTGCGACTGTGCGGCGAGATTGTAAACCTCGTCGGGGCGCACCTGCTCGACGATCGCGCGAATCCCGGTGCCGTCGCCGAGGTCGCCGTAGTGCAGCTCCAGCGGCCCCGCCGCCAGCGGCCCGAAGCCGCGGCGCAAATGGTCGATGCGGCCGGTAGCGAAGCTCGAAGTCCGCCGCACCATCCCATGGACTTCATAGCCCTTCTTGATGAGTAATTCGGCCAGGTAGGAACCGTCCTGCCCGGTCACCCCGGTAATCAGCGCGACTTTTGCCATGCTATGTGGTCCGCGTCCGTGGTTTCCGCCGCCGGCGCCGGCCTAGTCTCCCGGGACCAGGCGGTGCGAGTCGCTGTCGAAGTGCTGGGTGGAGAACTCGTACAGCTCGGCGTCCTCCAACGCTTCCATCTGATGGACCAGCCCGCGCGGAACGTCCATGCACTCGCCCGCCTGCAACTCGAATTCCTCGATGACTGCGGAAGCGGGCGACTCCTTGACTCGCACCAGCAGGCGCCCGGCGCGCAGGTAGAACGACTCCGTCTTGAGCTTATGGAAGTGCAGCGAACAGCGCTTGCCCTTGCGAATCTCGAGAATCTTGCCGCAGTAAAGCTCGCCGTTGACGATCCATACTTCGCGGCCCCATCCCTTCGGCACTACCCTGACCGGCTTACGCGCCCGGTTCATAGCCGTCGCACGACCCCCCTTCAGACGTTAGCGGCGCCCCCGCCGGGCGCACGTCCTGCGTGGTCGGCTCCATGCCCTCGATCACCATGCCAGAAGGGCGGGGTCCAGACCAGCGCCGGCCCGCAGGCGCCGAACAGCTCGTGGGAAAAGCCATCAGTGGCGCTAGATCGCGGGCGCCGAAGGGGCGACTGCCGCCGGCATGCGGCGGGCCGAAGCACCGCTAGCGTTGCTGGCGGCGACGAACTGGCTGACCCCAATTGAAAAGCGCTCGATCGGCAGATGGCGGGCGTTGGCGAACTCCGCTACGGTTGCCAGCCGCTCTTCGCCGACATCGTCGGTGGCGATCAGGATGCGATGGAACCCGGTGGCCGCATAGATCCGCTCCAGCTCGTCGATGGGACCCAGCACGCAATGGCCGTGGACCAGCTTGCCCTCCTTGAAGGCGTCGTCATCGACGAAGCCAACCAGGCGGGTGCAGCGGTCGCTGCCGGAGAAGATGTAGCGTACTGCCGCCTCGCCTGTCCGCCCGGCTCCGACAATCAACACGCGCTCGGTCGGCATCGCCAACAGCGCGATCGCCCGCCGCAGCGCCTGGAACGACAGCCGGGTGAACACCAACAGGTTGAACAGCAGGATGACGTAGAGGACGATTATCGAGCCCGAAATCTCCATCGGCACGAACAGCGTCGCCAATCCGAGCAGGATACCGGCGAGCAGCGCGCCGTTAGCGAAGCGGATGATGTCGGCGAGACCGGCGTAACGCCAGATCCCGCGATAAACTCCGGTCAATCCAAAGGCGCCGTAGGTCGCCACCAGCAGCAACGGCGTGCTCCGGATCATCGACCCGACCAGCGCATCATTGATCAAAAAGTCGCGCCGCAGCAGCGAAGCGCCGAAGTAAGCGGCCGGAATCAGCGCCAAATCGAGCACGCCCTCGGCCAGCCGCCGCTTGTAGGCCAGGCTCAGCAGGTAGCGCGCGCCGCCTTGCAGATAGCTGTACGCCACCGCCGGGGCGCGCCCGTCGAACGTGAGATCGACCATGAACAGACCGATCACGGCAATAACCGCGCTCACCCACGGCAGCGCGCTCAGCAGATAGGCATGGTTCAGCAGCGTGACCGCCGCCGCGCACAGCGCGCCGGCCACGGCCAAGCCCCAACTCACCAGCACCGCGCGGCGCACCGTCAGCCCGAGCATCAGCAGCCGGTGGTGCGAATGGTCAAGGCCGCGGCGTGAGATCGGATTGCCAGTAGCGGCGCGCGACACCGTCACGATGCTGGTGTCGAACAGCGGCACCAGCATCACCAGCAATGGGAAAACCGCCTTGGACAGATGCGAGTTGGCTTGGAGCGCCGAACCCTCCAGCGCCATCGCGCCGAGCAGAAAACCCATCGGCAGCGCGCCCGAATCGCCCATGAAGATAGACGCGGGATGGAAATTGAAGAGCAGGAAGGCGGCGAAGGCGCCCGCGGCGGCCGCCGTCGCGCAGACCAGACCGGTGTCTTGCGACCACCATGCAGCCACCCCGATCGCTCCCGCCGCCGCAATTCCCACCCCGGCGGCCAAACCGTCAAGGCCGTCGATCAGGTTAAAGGCGTTGATCACCGCCGTCATGAAGAAGCCGGCGCCCAACAGGTTCAACAGCGGCCAGCGCGTGACCTCGGGCGGCGGAGGGCCAAAGGCCAGAAATCCGGCGACAACGACCAACTCCAGCGCCAGCTTGCGCGAGGGCGTCAGCGCCATTTTGTCATCGACGACGCCCACCGTCAGCAACACCAGCATCCCGGCCGCCATCCATGGCGGTAGCGCCCCCGTCATCGCCAATGTCGCAATCACAGCGCTAACGATGGCGACGCCGCCCAGAACGGGCGTAGCTTCTGGATGACCCGATTCCTCGCTCGGTTCGGCAACGACGGCCAACCGCCGCGCAACCAGCTTCGCCAAGGGAGTCAAGGCAGCGGCCAAGCCGAACGACGCGGCTGCGCAGATCAGGACCTTGGCGGCGGTGGTCGGAAACATCAGCTAACGCTCTGGAAATTCTCTACCGTCAGCGGGCGATTCGATGTGCCGAACGCGCCTGTCAGCATTTCTGCTCTTCAATCTGGTTCCGCACACTCAATATGCGGACAATTTGTGCAAGGAGCACCCATAATGCTCATATTTTTGCCTTGACTGGCAAGCGTCCAGGCGGGTATTGAATCGGATATGCCATCTTTAGACTCTTTAAACATAAATTACTTTATCTGGAGAAGGCATATGAGGCAATAGAAGCCGGCGCCGCGTAAGACGCCTGAAGCCTTCCCCCCTTTTTGAGGAGGCCTGTAATATCGGGGAAATCTCGGCTTTATTCAGCCAATTTGGACTGAAGCGACCGGATAGAGCAGCCCGGATGAGCGGTTTTGCGGCCAGCCTCGCCGCCGCCTGAACGGCGGCGAAATCCCCCGCTACTCGCCACGCAACTCGGCCGCCAGCGCCGTGGCCAGCGCCCCATCGATCTTGGCTCGCGCGGCAAGGTGAGGATGGTCCACCTCGATTGCGACCCTGCCCGCGGCGGCGAGCGCGCCGAAACGGTCCGCGTCGGCCACGCCGCCGACCGGAAAGGCGATGAACTGCACCGAGCTTATTTGGTCCGGTGACATCTGGCGCAAATCGAAGCGGGCGCCGACACGCTGCCCGTCAATCACAATCCAAAAGTGGCGCTCGAGGCCGACCAACGCAGTCAGCGCCGCGTCCCGTTCGACCGCGTCGGCGTACTCGATAAGCAAGGTCGCCGCCAGCTCGCCCGGCTTGGGCATCAGCTCGTTGTAGGTAGCAATCTCGTGGTTGACCGCGGCGTCCTCGAAGATCCGCTCGGCTCGCAGGATTTCGTGGATCTGGTACCAGACAGTCCGCTCGTTCTCGAACAGCAGGGTCAGATGTTCGCCGACGGCCAGCCGGCGACGATCCTTTTCCGCGATGCACAACGGGCGCAGGATGCGGCGCACGCGGTCGTAGACCGTGACCGGCAGAACTTCATGCGCGCTTATCGGCTTCACACGATCACTCCTCGGCGGCTACCGGCGCCGGCGGCGCTACCGCCTGGGCGAAACCGTCGCTCCGGTAGGCGCGCTCCAGGATCTCCAGCGGATGGAGCGGGCGGGTGCCGATCGCCTGCTCGATCTGAATCGCGGCCAGCGGGCAGTCGGTCGCCATCACCTGCGCCTCGGCCTGCCGCATCCCTGAAAACGCCCTCTCGCCCCACTTCATCGAGAGCTCGAAAAATTCCTTCTTCATCGCCCATGTGCCGTCGTGCGCGGTGCAGGCGTCCACCGTGACGACCTCCGCGCCCGGAATCGAGCGCATCAAGTCGCGCGAGCGGAAGCCGATGTTTTGCGCTTTGAGATGGCACGGCACGTGGTAGGCGACCTTACCCGGCGTGGTCTGGAACTGGCGGTCGAACTTACCCTCGCGCCTGAGTGCATAAAGCAATTCGTTCGTGTCAGCGACGGCGGCGGCAATTTCGCGCGCCTCGGCATTGTCGAGCAGCTCCGGATATTCCCGGCGCATCATGAGCGAGCAGGTCGGATTGATCGCGGCGATCCTGTAGCCTTGGCGCACCAGCGGCAGCATCGCCGCGACGTTGGCGCGCGCGAGCTTCTGCGCAAAGGCGATGTCGCCGCCGTCGAGCGCCGGCATCCCGCAGCAATTCTGCGCGGGCGACGCGATGGTGCATCGGTTGCGCGCCAGCACGGCAACCGCGGCGCGCCCGGGCGCGGGGTTGTAGTAGTTGACGAAGCAGGTATGGAAGAGCACGACCTTGGCGGCCGGCTCGGCCGGCGCGGCGGGAATCCCGGTGCGCCTGAGCCACGCCTCGAGGGTTTCGTCGGCGAAGTCGGGGAGCCGCTTGCCGCGCGCCAGCCCGAGCAGCTTCTCCATCAATGCACGCTGCACCGGATTACGGCAGGCCCAGTTGGCAAGCGCCGGAAACGTGCTGCCCAGCTTGCCCAGGCGGTCAGGATTGCCGAGCATCTTCTCCCGCAGAGCGAGCCCGTGGGCGCGTCCCCTGACCGCCCGCGCGCGCAGCATCAGGCGCGGGAAATCGAGCTGGAACTCGTGCCCGTCGCGCGGCGTGTAGGGGCAGCGCACCTCGCACAACTTGCAGCCGTAACACAGATCGACGACGCGATTGCGCTCCGCCTCGCTCAGCGCACGCACGTCGCCGCCGCTCTGCCGATCGATGGCCTCAAACAGCGCCGGAAACGACGGGCACAGATTGAAGCACAGCCGGCATCCGTGGCAGATGTCGAAGACGCGCTCGAGTTCGCCGGCAAGCTTGTCGGGCTCCCAGTACCTGGGTTCGTTGGGATTGTAGGAGAGCCCGTCGGTTGGCCGCGCCTGGATACGACTCATCGAAACCCGCTCATAGTTTGCTTAACAGGCTGAAGCCCTGTGGGCGCACTACTAACTTGCGGCCGGTATCGGCGCACCGGCCGCCAAGGAAGCGGCGGCCCGCCGAACGCGCATAGCGCCGGCGGGCCGTAATTGCGCAAGTCCGCCTCTTAGAGGGTGTCGGCCGCCTTTTGGAAGCGCCCGGCGTGCGACTTCTCGGCCTTGGCCAAGGTCTCGAACCAGTCGGCGATTTCGCCGAAACCTTCCTCGCGCGCGACCTTCGCCATTCCCGGGTACATGTTGGTGTACTCGTAAGTTTCGCCGTGTACTGCGGACTTGAGGTTGAGCAGGGTGTCGCCGATCGGTTGATCGGTCACCGGATCGCCGACCTGCTTGAGATAGTCGAGATGGCCGTGCGCGTGGCCAGTTTCGCCCTCGGCGGTGTCGCGGAACAGTCCGGCGACTTCCGGCTGGCCCTCGACGTCGGCGATCTTGGCGAAGTACAGGTAGCGACGGTTGGCTTGGCTCTCGCCCGCAAAGGCTTCTTTGAGATTGGCGTGGGTCTTGGTTCCCTTCAGGCTCTTCATCGTTTCGTTTCTCCCGTTATGCGTGTGTTTCGCCGCTGCGACAGGTGCGCCGGCGGCGCCCCGGAGCGTCCGCCCGAAGCCGGCGCAGCACGCGCGATGCGGCCGCTGCGCCGCCCACCGGTTTGGCTCCGCCTACCGGATGATAATTATTATCATCCGCTAGCCAGCCGTCAAGCCGCGCCCGAATCGATCGGTGCCGAGGATTTCACCGGCCCGTGCATGGAGCGATTCCTCGTACTCCTTGATGAACTCCCGCGCGCGATCGATCGGAATGGCGAAGCCGATCCCCTGTCCCTGGGCGTAGATCGCGGTATTGATGCCGATCGCCTGGCCCACCACATTCAGCAGCGGGCCGCCCGAGTTGCCCGGGTTGATCGCGGCGTCAGTCTGGATGAGATCGCCGTAGCCGGCTTCACGGATCGCCCGATGCAACGCGCTGACCACACCCACAGTTACCGTGTGCGAGAGCCCGAAGGGGTTGCCGATCGCGATCGCGGTTTCGCCGATCATCAGGGTATTCGACTTGCCCATCACCGCGGCGGGCAACGGCTGCTCCGTTTTCACTCGAATCAGCGCCAGATCGTAGTTCTTCGAGAGCGAGACCAACTGACCGTCGAAGGTACGCCCGTCGGCGAGCTGCACTCGGATCTGCGCCAGCCGCAGGATCACATGACGATTGGTGAGAACCAGCCCATCCGGCGAGACGATCAGACCCGAGCCGAGCGAGGTCTGCTTTGCCTTTCGCGGCTCGAAGGCGCGAGGATCCATGAACTGGCCGAAGAATTGCTGAAAGAACGGGTCCTCAAAAATGAACGGCTGGACCTCGACTGTCCGCTCGGTTGAGATGTTCACCACCGCCGGTGCCGCTTTGTCGACCGCGAGCACTACCGGCGTGCGGCGCGCCGCCGCGCCCCCGCCCATGTCGGGCGCGTCGTGGCCCGCCGTGATAGTCGCGCCTGCGTGGTCGCCGGCATTGGCCGGGTTCGCACCGAAGCGGACGGTCGCAATGCCGGCCGCGAATCCGGCTCCCAACAAGAGCAACGCACCGAGCAGCCTGGCAACGATCCGATGATGATCCACCTCTGCGACTCCTGAAGGCAAGGCAGGCAGGTCCCAGCTCAATCAAAGATTTAACAGCGCCGCGCATGAAGCAAGCCGATGCGTGCGTGTCTGCAGTGCGGTGCGGGCGCACATCCTCAAACTTTGCGAGCATCCGGCCTGGCACGGCCAGGATTTCCCGCGCAGGGTCTATTGCGCGCTAATCGGAACGATGGCGGCGCACGCTCGCGATCATCACCGCCGAGACCTTCGCGCCGCTTGCGCTGCGGGAGCCGATGCCGGGAGCGTCCCGTGTGCCAAGCATGGTCGCCCTTGCCCCCGGCGGCGGATCGCGAGAGGATTGATCCTTGTGGCACGGCCGCGCGCCCGGCCGGGGAACGCGCGCGGCGGACACGGGAAAGTTCCGCGATGGCTGGACGCTCGCGCAGATTTTCCGCCTTCATGGTGCGCGGCGCCGTCGCGCGCCATTCGCTGACTGACGAGAGCGCGGCCTTTCCCGACGTGTTCGCGCTCACCCGCCTGCACGACGCGATCCAATGGGCACGCAAGTACTCGTTCTTCGCCTATCCGTTCGTCACCGCGTGCTGCGGGATGGAGTATTTTTCGGTCGCCGGACCGCGTTATGACATCGACCGCTTCGGCGCCGCGCTGCCGCGCTTCACTCCGCGCCAAGCCGACCTGTTGTTCGTCGTCGGCACCATCACGCAGCGCCTGGCGCCGGTGCTGCGCCGGGTATGGGAGCAGATGGCGGAACCGAAATGGGTAGCGTCGTTCGGCGCCTGCACCAGCTCGGGCGGGCCCTACGACAACTACGCCGTGCTCCAGGGAATCGACCGCGTCATCCCGGTGGACATCTATATTCCCGGATGCCCGCCGCGGCCTGAGGCCGTGCTCGACGCGCTGATCAAGCTGCAATACCGCGTCCAGAACGACCGCCGGCCCCATCTGTGGGAGAAGCTCCATGGCAGCGGGCGCAAGCTCGACTAGCGCGCCGAAGTTGGCGCGCGTGACGGTTGATGGAGGCGCGATCGAAGCGCCCGAAGGCACGCCGCTGCTGCAGGCGATGCTCGATGCGGGGCTCGACATCCCGCATTACTGTTACCACCCCAAGCTGAGCATCGACGGCAGCTGCCGGCTGTGCCAGGTCAAGATCGAGGGCATGCCGAAGCTCCAGATCTCGTGCAACACCCAGGTGCGCGACGGGATGGTCGTGCAGACCGAAGACCCCGAAGTTGCGCTGGCGCGCCGCGGCGTACTTGAGATGCTCCTGCTCAACCATCCGCTGGACTGCCCGATCTGCGACAAGGCCGGCGAGTGCTGGTTGCAAAACTACTCGATGCGCTTCGGAAGCCGGTTTGCGCGCACGTTGGAACCGCGGCGCAAGCACGAAAAGCGCATCGACATCGGCGAGCGGATGCTCCTCGACCAGGAACGCTGCATTCTGTGCCGCCGATGCGTGCGCTTCTGCCGCGAAGTCAGCAAGACCGGCGAGCTTGCGATCTTCAATCTCGGCGACCGCTCCGTGCTCGACATCTACGACCGCCGACTCGACAATGACTACTCGATCTGCACCGCCGACATCTGCCCGGTCGGCGCGCTCGAGAGCAAGGACTTCCATCACCGGATCCGCGTCTGGTTCCTCCAGGAAACCGCCAGCGTATGCCCCGGCTGCGCCAACGGCTGCAACATCATGATCGGCGAGTACCGCAACCGTATCTGGCGGCTGCTCCCGCGGCGCAACGACGCCGTCAACGACACCTGGATGTGCGACTGGGGACGGCTCGACTATCGCTTCGTCAACGACGGCGGACGGCTGCGCGCGCCGATGATCGCGCGCGCCGGCGCGCTCGTCCCGGTGTCATGGGACGACGCGCTCAAATGCGCGGCCGACGCGCTCGCCGCGCTCAAGGCGCGCCACGGCGCGGACGCGCTGGGCGCAGTTGCCTCGCCGCATCTGACCAACGAGGAAAATTTCCGCTTCGGCGAACTGGTGCGCACGTTCGGCGCGGGCACGGTCGCGATGGCGGTGCGGCGCGGCAAGGCCGACGGCTTGCTGCTCAAGGCCGAGAAGGCGCCCAACGCGCGCGGCGTGCGCGAGATGGGGCTGGTCAACGGCGCCGACGACGGGATGGGAGAGCTGACGGGGGCCGCCGAGAGCGGCCGGCTTAAGGGCCTCTATCTCTGCTCCGGCGACCTGCTCGACACGCTCGCGCCGGCGCAGCTCGACGCGCTGCTTGCGCCGCTCGAAGTGCTGATCGTGCACGGCCTGCGGGTCGATCCGCGCCTGACGCGCTCGACCGTGGTGTTTCCCACGACGACCTTCGCCGAGAAGGACGGATCGTTCACAAATCATGCCGGGCGCGTGCAGCGAATCTTCAAGGCGATCGATACGCCGCCGGGGTGGCTGACGGACGGCGACATATTCACCCACCTGCTCGGCGCGTTCGACGGTGAGCAGCGCCCGCGCTTC encodes:
- a CDS encoding DUF3501 family protein; the protein is MKPISAHEVLPVTVYDRVRRILRPLCIAEKDRRRLAVGEHLTLLFENERTVWYQIHEILRAERIFEDAAVNHEIATYNELMPKPGELAATLLIEYADAVERDAALTALVGLERHFWIVIDGQRVGARFDLRQMSPDQISSVQFIAFPVGGVADADRFGALAAAGRVAIEVDHPHLAARAKIDGALATALAAELRGE
- the nuoB gene encoding NADH-quinone oxidoreductase subunit NuoB, producing MAGRSRRFSAFMVRGAVARHSLTDESAAFPDVFALTRLHDAIQWARKYSFFAYPFVTACCGMEYFSVAGPRYDIDRFGAALPRFTPRQADLLFVVGTITQRLAPVLRRVWEQMAEPKWVASFGACTSSGGPYDNYAVLQGIDRVIPVDIYIPGCPPRPEAVLDALIKLQYRVQNDRRPHLWEKLHGSGRKLD
- a CDS encoding rubrerythrin family protein encodes the protein MKSLKGTKTHANLKEAFAGESQANRRYLYFAKIADVEGQPEVAGLFRDTAEGETGHAHGHLDYLKQVGDPVTDQPIGDTLLNLKSAVHGETYEYTNMYPGMAKVAREEGFGEIADWFETLAKAEKSHAGRFQKAADTL
- a CDS encoding molybdopterin-dependent oxidoreductase encodes the protein MAAGASSTSAPKLARVTVDGGAIEAPEGTPLLQAMLDAGLDIPHYCYHPKLSIDGSCRLCQVKIEGMPKLQISCNTQVRDGMVVQTEDPEVALARRGVLEMLLLNHPLDCPICDKAGECWLQNYSMRFGSRFARTLEPRRKHEKRIDIGERMLLDQERCILCRRCVRFCREVSKTGELAIFNLGDRSVLDIYDRRLDNDYSICTADICPVGALESKDFHHRIRVWFLQETASVCPGCANGCNIMIGEYRNRIWRLLPRRNDAVNDTWMCDWGRLDYRFVNDGGRLRAPMIARAGALVPVSWDDALKCAADALAALKARHGADALGAVASPHLTNEENFRFGELVRTFGAGTVAMAVRRGKADGLLLKAEKAPNARGVREMGLVNGADDGMGELTGAAESGRLKGLYLCSGDLLDTLAPAQLDALLAPLEVLIVHGLRVDPRLTRSTVVFPTTTFAEKDGSFTNHAGRVQRIFKAIDTPPGWLTDGDIFTHLLGAFDGEQRPRFKPEAVWKFIAGSHPVFAGLSLEMLGASGAMLRGVAE
- the gmd gene encoding GDP-mannose 4,6-dehydratase: MAKVALITGVTGQDGSYLAELLIKKGYEVHGMVRRTSSFATGRIDHLRRGFGPLAAGPLELHYGDLGDGTGIRAIVEQVRPDEVYNLAAQSHVRISFDQPEYTADVVGLGALRLLEAIRDHNKRHGRAVRYYQAGSSEMFGRVAEVPQRETTPFHPRSPYACAKVYAHWQTINYREAYGLFAANGILFNHESPRRGENFVTRKITRSATRIKLGLQDKLALGNLDARRDWGFAGDYVEAMWMMLQQERPDDYVIATGETHSVQEFLERVFDRLKLDWRKYVETDPRYLRPAEVDLLQGDAAKARRILGWRPRVNFGQLVEMMVDADLEVAQRELRARGQ
- a CDS encoding trypsin-like peptidase domain-containing protein — translated: MDHHRIVARLLGALLLLGAGFAAGIATVRFGANPANAGDHAGATITAGHDAPDMGGGAAARRTPVVLAVDKAAPAVVNISTERTVEVQPFIFEDPFFQQFFGQFMDPRAFEPRKAKQTSLGSGLIVSPDGLVLTNRHVILRLAQIRVQLADGRTFDGQLVSLSKNYDLALIRVKTEQPLPAAVMGKSNTLMIGETAIAIGNPFGLSHTVTVGVVSALHRAIREAGYGDLIQTDAAINPGNSGGPLLNVVGQAIGINTAIYAQGQGIGFAIPIDRAREFIKEYEESLHARAGEILGTDRFGRGLTAG
- a CDS encoding cupin domain-containing protein, producing MNRARKPVRVVPKGWGREVWIVNGELYCGKILEIRKGKRCSLHFHKLKTESFYLRAGRLLVRVKESPASAVIEEFELQAGECMDVPRGLVHQMEALEDAELYEFSTQHFDSDSHRLVPGD
- a CDS encoding anaerobic glycerol-3-phosphate dehydrogenase subunit C; amino-acid sequence: MSRIQARPTDGLSYNPNEPRYWEPDKLAGELERVFDICHGCRLCFNLCPSFPALFEAIDRQSGGDVRALSEAERNRVVDLCYGCKLCEVRCPYTPRDGHEFQLDFPRLMLRARAVRGRAHGLALREKMLGNPDRLGKLGSTFPALANWACRNPVQRALMEKLLGLARGKRLPDFADETLEAWLRRTGIPAAPAEPAAKVVLFHTCFVNYYNPAPGRAAVAVLARNRCTIASPAQNCCGMPALDGGDIAFAQKLARANVAAMLPLVRQGYRIAAINPTCSLMMRREYPELLDNAEAREIAAAVADTNELLYALRREGKFDRQFQTTPGKVAYHVPCHLKAQNIGFRSRDLMRSIPGAEVVTVDACTAHDGTWAMKKEFFELSMKWGERAFSGMRQAEAQVMATDCPLAAIQIEQAIGTRPLHPLEILERAYRSDGFAQAVAPPAPVAAEE